One segment of Gemmatimonadota bacterium DNA contains the following:
- the hslU gene encoding ATP-dependent protease ATPase subunit HslU, with translation MTSKRTEQTLARLADLTPRKIVAELDRYIVGQDNAKKAVAIALRNRWRRQRAPEPIRHEIAPNNIILIGPTGVGKTEIARRLAKLAGAPFVKVEASKFTEVGYVGRDVEGMVRDLVESAVDMVRNERETEVEDLANDKVDDRLLDLLLPPFIEPTAPKGTDAERVFVASAEGAVSQELEASRERHKRTRDKLKQLLLDGQLEQREVEIEVTPSGPSMPEVARGEGPGGMGEGLGNIGEMLAELLPHKKKKRLVAVADARRFLLDEEFDKLINFDDVVTDALERVETLGIIFLDEIDKIAGQRGEMGGPDVSREGVQRDLLPIVEGSNVQTKHGMVKTDHVLFIAAGAFHVSKPSDLIPELQGRFPIRVELLPLTEADFVRIMTEPENALTKQYAALIAAENTVLEITTDAVAEIARTAAQVNSRMENIGARRLHTVMTTLLEDVLYDLPDRGTEPVKIDARVVRDRLKAIAEDEDLRKYIL, from the coding sequence ATGACTTCGAAGCGCACCGAACAGACGCTCGCCCGACTTGCCGATCTCACGCCGCGCAAGATCGTCGCCGAGCTCGACCGTTACATCGTGGGGCAGGACAACGCCAAGAAGGCGGTGGCCATTGCCCTGCGAAATCGCTGGCGCCGGCAGCGCGCGCCGGAACCGATTCGTCACGAGATCGCGCCCAACAACATCATCCTCATTGGCCCCACGGGCGTGGGGAAAACGGAAATCGCACGCCGTCTCGCGAAGCTGGCTGGCGCGCCATTTGTGAAAGTCGAGGCGTCAAAGTTCACGGAAGTCGGCTACGTGGGGCGCGACGTTGAGGGGATGGTGCGCGATCTCGTCGAGAGCGCGGTCGACATGGTGCGGAATGAACGCGAGACGGAAGTGGAAGATCTCGCCAACGACAAAGTAGACGACCGGTTGCTCGATCTCTTGTTGCCCCCATTCATTGAACCGACCGCTCCCAAGGGAACCGACGCTGAGCGGGTGTTTGTGGCGAGTGCGGAAGGCGCGGTGAGCCAAGAACTCGAAGCCTCGCGCGAGCGGCACAAGCGCACGCGCGACAAGCTCAAGCAACTGCTGCTCGACGGGCAATTGGAGCAGCGCGAAGTCGAAATTGAAGTGACGCCGTCGGGGCCGTCCATGCCCGAGGTTGCGCGCGGCGAAGGGCCGGGCGGCATGGGTGAAGGGCTCGGGAACATCGGCGAAATGCTCGCGGAGTTGTTGCCGCACAAGAAGAAGAAACGACTGGTCGCGGTGGCCGACGCGCGCCGTTTTCTCCTCGACGAAGAGTTCGACAAGCTCATCAACTTTGACGATGTGGTCACGGACGCACTGGAGCGCGTAGAAACCCTCGGCATCATCTTCCTCGACGAAATCGACAAGATCGCCGGCCAGCGCGGTGAGATGGGCGGGCCCGACGTGTCGCGCGAGGGGGTGCAGCGCGACCTCCTGCCGATTGTTGAGGGCAGCAACGTGCAGACGAAGCACGGCATGGTGAAGACCGATCACGTCTTGTTCATTGCCGCGGGCGCCTTTCACGTGAGCAAGCCGAGCGATTTGATTCCCGAGTTGCAGGGCCGCTTTCCTATTCGCGTTGAGTTGTTGCCGCTGACCGAGGCCGACTTCGTGCGCATCATGACGGAGCCGGAGAACGCGCTCACCAAGCAGTATGCGGCGCTCATTGCGGCAGAGAACACGGTGCTAGAGATCACCACCGACGCCGTCGCGGAAATCGCGCGGACGGCGGCGCAGGTGAACTCGCGGATGGAGAACATCGGGGCCCGACGGTTGCACACCGTGATGACGACGCTCCTCGAGGATGTGCTGTACGACCTCCCAGACCGTGGGACGGAGCCGGTAAAGATCGACGCGCGGGTCGTGCGCGACCGCCTCAAGGCCATCGCCGAGGATGAGGATCTACGGAAGTACATTCTGTAG
- the hslV gene encoding ATP-dependent protease subunit HslV, translating to MPLPTIHATTILAVRRGDQVAIGGDGQVTVGDTVMKANAIKVRALKGGKVLAGFAGAAADAFTLFEKFEEKLDRHPDNLQRAAVELAKEWRSDRVLRRLEALLVVVDRHTGFVLSGTGEIIEPDDGVFAIGSGGPYAQAAARALLQETSLTPREIVQKSLSIAGQICIYTNEHVTVIEPAS from the coding sequence ATGCCCCTCCCAACCATCCACGCCACGACCATCCTCGCCGTCCGCCGCGGCGATCAGGTCGCTATCGGCGGCGACGGCCAAGTCACCGTCGGTGACACGGTCATGAAGGCCAACGCTATCAAGGTCCGCGCCCTCAAGGGCGGCAAGGTGCTCGCGGGTTTTGCCGGTGCTGCCGCCGATGCCTTCACCTTGTTTGAAAAGTTCGAAGAAAAGCTCGATCGTCATCCCGACAACTTGCAGCGCGCGGCAGTTGAGCTCGCCAAAGAGTGGCGCTCCGACCGCGTGTTGCGCCGTCTCGAAGCGTTACTCGTGGTGGTGGATCGGCACACGGGTTTTGTGCTGAGTGGCACGGGCGAAATTATCGAACCTGACGATGGCGTCTTTGCTATCGGGAGTGGCGGTCCCTACGCGCAGGCGGCGGCGCGCGCGTTGTTGCAGGAAACGTCGCTTACCCCGCGCGAGATCGTGCAGAAGTCGCTGTCTATTGCCGGGCAAATCTGCATCTATACAAACGAACACGTCACGGTCATTGAACCGGCATCATGA
- a CDS encoding sigma-70 family RNA polymerase sigma factor, with protein MTLSDSDAIKAVQAGDIEAFAVLVNRYQDRLMRYAAHLLGNRHDAEEAVQETFVRAYRALPRYEHREQCSAWLLRILINRCRTAASRRREHEPLEAADFEFTTDEDPVERLAVRDELARAMAQLTDEQREAIALRFGEDLSFDEMAVVTGAGVSALKMRVQRACARLRVLMEGHRAAV; from the coding sequence GTGACCCTCTCGGACTCCGACGCGATCAAGGCCGTACAGGCCGGCGACATTGAGGCATTTGCGGTACTGGTCAACCGGTACCAAGACCGCCTGATGCGCTATGCCGCGCATTTACTCGGCAATCGGCACGACGCCGAGGAGGCCGTGCAGGAAACGTTCGTGCGTGCGTACCGTGCGTTGCCGCGCTACGAACACCGCGAGCAGTGCAGCGCCTGGTTGCTACGCATTCTCATCAATCGGTGCCGCACCGCTGCGTCGCGCCGACGCGAGCACGAACCGCTCGAAGCGGCCGATTTCGAATTCACCACCGACGAAGATCCCGTGGAACGCCTCGCGGTGCGCGACGAACTGGCCCGCGCGATGGCGCAACTCACCGACGAACAGCGCGAGGCGATTGCATTGCGCTTTGGCGAAGACCTGAGTTTTGACGAGATGGCGGTGGTGACTGGCGCCGGCGTCTCCGCACTCAAAATGCGCGTTCAGCGGGCCTGTGCCCGTCTACGCGTCCTGATGGAGGGACACCGTGCAGCCGTTTGA
- a CDS encoding isoamylase early set domain-containing protein, whose translation MQPFDDSLSESLAREMRRVPQLGDVARARTMAAVRREAQRPLRLGWLSPVLGAALAASLTVVVAGGALLGSNPLRNASVQAAAPTVSLGSSLRDSLLLVRFAFSAPAAARVALVGDFNDWGSRRTALARSANGVWVGEVAMARGRHRYAYVVDDTGWVTDAVALDTLPNGRRAARLELVNQE comes from the coding sequence GTGCAGCCGTTTGACGATTCACTTTCCGAGTCCCTGGCGCGCGAAATGCGCCGCGTCCCGCAGTTGGGTGATGTGGCTCGCGCCCGCACCATGGCCGCCGTGCGGCGTGAAGCACAGCGCCCACTTCGTCTGGGATGGCTCTCGCCGGTACTCGGCGCGGCATTGGCCGCCTCGCTCACCGTTGTTGTGGCGGGTGGCGCGTTGCTTGGTAGCAATCCCCTTCGTAACGCGTCGGTTCAAGCGGCTGCGCCAACCGTTAGCCTTGGCTCGTCGCTCCGCGATTCGCTCTTGCTCGTGCGCTTTGCCTTCTCGGCGCCCGCGGCCGCTCGCGTGGCGCTCGTGGGCGACTTCAACGACTGGGGCTCGCGGCGCACGGCGCTCGCTCGCTCCGCCAACGGCGTCTGGGTGGGCGAGGTCGCGATGGCGCGGGGCCGTCACCGCTACGCCTATGTGGTGGACGACACCGGCTGGGTCACGGACGCCGTGGCACTCGACACGCTCCCCAATGGTCGCCGCGCGGCGCGACTCGAGTTGGTGAATCAGGAGTAA
- a CDS encoding threonine/serine dehydratase — protein MTTPITFDDVLQAQQRLSAHLTPTPLRRYPLLDALVGHGIEVWVKHENHQPTQSFKIRNGLNSILALTPEQTAKGVIGASTGNHGQGVAYAAQLLGVPAAICVPVGNNPEKNAAIRAMGAELIEVGDRYDETILACQRICAERGMTLVHSTNNRDVMAGAGTMTLEMLEQQPALDAVLIALGGGSQAVGALTVAAEKKPSLRVYAIGSEGAPAQYESWRRGERLTGMPVNTMAEGIATGAAYEATFDTLKAGLAGFFQVSEASLYEGIRDLIRITHNLPEGAGAAGLAALRQHAAEFAGQRVAIVMCGGNLSDAALRKAIVG, from the coding sequence ATGACCACTCCGATCACGTTCGACGACGTTCTGCAGGCACAGCAACGCCTCTCCGCGCACCTCACGCCGACGCCGCTACGCCGTTACCCCCTGCTCGATGCCCTGGTAGGCCACGGCATTGAAGTGTGGGTCAAGCACGAGAACCACCAGCCCACGCAGAGCTTCAAGATCCGCAACGGGCTCAACAGCATTCTCGCACTCACGCCGGAGCAAACGGCCAAGGGCGTGATTGGCGCCAGCACCGGCAACCACGGCCAAGGCGTGGCGTATGCCGCGCAATTGCTCGGCGTGCCCGCGGCCATCTGCGTGCCGGTCGGCAACAATCCGGAGAAGAACGCGGCCATCCGCGCGATGGGCGCCGAATTAATCGAAGTGGGCGACCGCTACGACGAAACCATTCTCGCCTGTCAGCGCATCTGCGCCGAACGCGGCATGACCTTGGTGCACTCCACCAACAATCGTGACGTCATGGCCGGCGCTGGGACGATGACACTGGAAATGCTCGAGCAGCAGCCCGCGCTCGACGCCGTGCTCATTGCGCTTGGCGGTGGGTCACAGGCCGTGGGCGCCCTCACCGTGGCGGCGGAGAAGAAGCCGTCACTGCGTGTGTACGCTATTGGCTCTGAGGGCGCGCCAGCGCAGTACGAATCGTGGCGCCGCGGCGAACGGCTGACTGGAATGCCCGTGAACACGATGGCCGAGGGGATCGCCACCGGCGCAGCGTACGAAGCCACGTTCGACACACTCAAGGCTGGACTGGCCGGGTTCTTTCAGGTAAGCGAAGCGTCGCTCTACGAGGGGATTCGCGATCTCATTCGCATTACGCACAATCTCCCCGAAGGGGCAGGCGCGGCTGGTCTCGCCGCGCTACGCCAGCACGCCGCGGAGTTTGCGGGTCAGCGTGTGGCGATTGTCATGTGCGGTGGCAATCTCAGCGACGCCGCGCTGCGAAAAGCGATTGTCGGGTAA
- the xerC gene encoding tyrosine recombinase XerC, whose translation MTPPPADLIAAFLTHLQKERDVSPNTVKAYRRDLGEFCDFLGEYYGAAEWEWEKVDRLAMRGFLARLTKRGLAKRSMARALSAVRTFYAFLHRNDLVASNPAKSVGSPKLDRHLPGHLDRRQVETLFAAAATRAGEGKYTDVRDLAILELFYSAGLRLSELRGINRADLDLLAGLVKVRGKGRKERIVPVGDHAQRALRNYERVRDLLCKQMGLAADRTAFFLSQRGTRMSAKTVQNSVTRWLGEVDEGAGLSTHSLRHTFATHLLDAGADLRAVQELLGHASISTTQIYTHTSVERLRQVYKNAHPRA comes from the coding sequence GTGACGCCGCCGCCCGCTGATCTCATTGCCGCCTTTCTCACGCACCTGCAAAAGGAGCGTGATGTGTCGCCGAACACGGTCAAGGCGTACCGCCGCGACCTCGGTGAGTTCTGCGACTTTCTCGGCGAGTATTATGGCGCCGCCGAGTGGGAGTGGGAGAAGGTGGATCGCCTCGCGATGCGCGGTTTTTTGGCGCGGCTCACTAAGCGTGGGCTCGCCAAGCGGTCTATGGCGCGTGCGCTGTCGGCCGTGCGCACCTTTTACGCCTTTTTGCACCGCAACGATCTCGTGGCGTCGAACCCCGCGAAGAGCGTTGGGTCGCCCAAGCTCGATCGGCATCTGCCGGGGCATCTCGACCGTCGGCAAGTGGAGACGCTTTTTGCCGCTGCCGCCACGCGCGCGGGCGAAGGCAAGTACACGGACGTGCGGGATCTCGCGATTCTCGAACTGTTTTATTCGGCGGGGCTTCGTCTGTCGGAGCTCCGCGGCATCAATCGCGCCGATCTCGATTTACTTGCCGGGCTCGTGAAGGTGCGCGGCAAAGGGCGCAAGGAACGGATTGTACCCGTGGGCGATCACGCGCAGCGTGCGTTGCGCAACTATGAGCGGGTGCGCGATCTCCTGTGCAAGCAGATGGGGCTGGCCGCCGATCGCACCGCATTCTTTTTGAGCCAGCGCGGCACGCGCATGTCCGCCAAGACGGTGCAGAACTCCGTCACGCGCTGGCTGGGCGAGGTGGACGAGGGAGCGGGGCTCTCGACGCACTCGCTGCGGCACACGTTCGCCACACACTTGCTCGACGCGGGTGCGGATTTGCGCGCGGTGCAGGAGCTACTCGGGCATGCGTCCATTTCCACGACGCAGATTTACACGCATACGAGTGTGGAGCGGCTGCGACAGGTGTACAAGAACGCGCACCCTCGCGCGTAA
- a CDS encoding PepSY-associated TM helix domain-containing protein, protein MEFNTRFWRQWHRWIGWGAALFLLWSGSTGVLVAANEFWGEDEALREATRDLVSPVQTTGTPAAATDPVARAVAAAATAAPGRPIDKIDVQFKGKQPTVTIFTGNPKGGEDRKLVFDATTGALLSNEDYTDKPFLVRLHSGEAFGDGGLVVAMFWGFALALISLSGIIVYWRMRRPNQQGIKRIFW, encoded by the coding sequence ATGGAATTCAATACGCGGTTTTGGCGCCAGTGGCACCGGTGGATTGGGTGGGGGGCTGCGCTCTTTCTCCTCTGGAGCGGCTCCACGGGGGTCCTGGTGGCCGCCAATGAGTTCTGGGGGGAGGACGAGGCCCTTCGGGAAGCCACGCGCGACCTCGTGAGTCCAGTCCAAACAACGGGCACGCCAGCCGCCGCCACAGACCCCGTGGCGCGCGCCGTCGCTGCCGCCGCGACCGCAGCACCGGGACGGCCGATCGACAAAATCGACGTGCAGTTCAAGGGAAAGCAGCCCACCGTCACGATCTTTACCGGCAACCCAAAGGGCGGGGAAGATCGCAAACTCGTATTCGACGCCACCACCGGCGCGCTGCTGAGCAACGAAGACTACACCGACAAGCCGTTCCTCGTCCGCCTGCACAGCGGCGAAGCCTTTGGCGACGGCGGTCTCGTGGTGGCGATGTTCTGGGGGTTCGCGCTCGCGCTCATCTCGCTCAGCGGCATCATTGTGTACTGGCGTATGCGCCGGCCCAATCAGCAGGGGATCAAGCGCATCTTCTGGTAG
- a CDS encoding deoxynucleoside kinase — MLLGVAGMIGSGKTTLSKALAERFGMQLALESVDGDNPYLEQFYSGPEGMRAYGMHLQLHFLATRFGSMRKMRGMGGSWVLDRTWYEDAEIFARGLFEQGYMSEDDWTLYSRLYGELLHAPAARPPRLLVYLHGPLDTILERIATRGRPKERDADPEYFGSLHARYERWIESFKKCPVLRLDVREYDIVADPEAGDRIAAIVRRELEGEIPQTELWPAVTRRAPGTRGTR, encoded by the coding sequence ATGTTGCTCGGCGTCGCTGGCATGATCGGATCAGGGAAAACGACCCTCTCGAAGGCGCTCGCTGAGCGCTTCGGGATGCAGCTCGCGCTCGAGAGTGTGGACGGCGATAACCCGTACCTCGAACAGTTCTACTCCGGCCCCGAAGGGATGCGCGCCTACGGCATGCATCTGCAGCTGCACTTTCTGGCCACGCGCTTTGGCTCGATGCGGAAGATGCGCGGCATGGGCGGGAGCTGGGTGCTCGACCGTACCTGGTACGAAGACGCCGAAATTTTTGCGCGCGGATTATTCGAACAAGGCTACATGAGCGAGGACGACTGGACGCTCTACTCGCGCCTCTACGGCGAGTTGCTGCACGCGCCGGCCGCTCGCCCACCGCGGTTGCTCGTGTATCTCCACGGCCCGCTCGACACGATTCTCGAGCGCATCGCCACGCGCGGCCGCCCCAAAGAGCGCGATGCCGATCCCGAATACTTCGGCTCGCTCCACGCGCGCTATGAACGATGGATTGAGTCGTTCAAGAAATGCCCGGTGCTGCGGCTCGACGTGCGCGAATACGATATTGTGGCGGATCCCGAAGCGGGCGATCGCATTGCCGCGATCGTGCGGCGCGAACTCGAAGGGGAAATCCCGCAGACGGAACTCTGGCCAGCGGTGACGCGTCGCGCGCCGGGAACCCGCGGCACACGCTAG
- the trmFO gene encoding methylenetetrahydrofolate--tRNA-(uracil(54)-C(5))-methyltransferase (FADH(2)-oxidizing) TrmFO → MAGLFLVAELHIVGGGLAGSEAAFQLAERGHQVVLHEMRPVLGTPAHKTDKLAELVCSNTFKSTEVTNAHGLLKAEMRVLGSMILRAADEARVPAGSALAVDRDVFSAGVHDRILAHSNIRVERGEVAALPAPGIVATGPLTSDALAQQISARLGIASLAFYDAIAPILSVESLDHDVVFKASRYGKETMAGEGDEGAYLNCAMNKEQYEVFIDALIAADVHTSHEFDKVPYFEGCMPVEEMVRRGRESLRFGPLKPVGITDPKTGRRAWAVVQLRREDRAGRMWNLVGFQTRLRIPEQQRVFRMIPGLEQAEFLRFGSIHRNSYVNAPASLLPHLALKDAPTTLFAGQLTGVEGYTESTATGLLAAVNLDRLLRGLEPVVPPPTTMLGALYRYLREADPKHFQPMNANFGLLEELADPPRDKMKKRELYAARALADLNAWMLANGLTAA, encoded by the coding sequence GTGGCAGGTCTATTTTTAGTGGCTGAACTACACATTGTAGGCGGCGGGCTCGCCGGCAGCGAAGCCGCGTTTCAGCTGGCCGAGCGCGGGCATCAGGTGGTGTTGCACGAGATGCGGCCGGTACTCGGCACCCCTGCGCACAAAACCGACAAGCTCGCTGAACTGGTGTGTTCGAACACGTTCAAGAGCACCGAGGTCACCAACGCGCACGGATTGCTGAAGGCCGAGATGCGCGTGCTCGGTTCCATGATTTTGCGCGCTGCCGACGAGGCACGCGTGCCGGCGGGCAGCGCGCTCGCGGTGGACCGCGACGTGTTCTCTGCCGGCGTCCACGATCGCATTCTGGCGCACTCGAACATTCGCGTGGAACGCGGTGAGGTCGCAGCACTCCCGGCCCCTGGGATTGTTGCCACCGGTCCACTCACGAGCGATGCGCTGGCGCAACAGATCAGCGCGCGGCTGGGCATTGCATCGCTCGCTTTCTACGATGCCATTGCCCCGATTCTCTCAGTGGAATCGCTCGATCACGACGTGGTATTCAAGGCGTCTCGCTACGGCAAAGAGACGATGGCCGGCGAAGGCGACGAAGGCGCGTACTTGAATTGCGCGATGAACAAGGAACAATACGAAGTATTTATCGATGCCTTGATCGCGGCAGATGTGCATACGTCGCACGAGTTCGACAAAGTGCCGTACTTCGAAGGGTGTATGCCGGTGGAGGAGATGGTGCGCCGTGGCCGCGAGTCGCTCCGCTTTGGGCCGCTCAAGCCGGTGGGAATTACCGATCCGAAAACAGGACGACGTGCGTGGGCCGTGGTGCAACTTCGCCGCGAAGATCGTGCGGGACGGATGTGGAATCTCGTCGGCTTCCAGACTCGGCTTCGCATTCCGGAACAGCAGCGCGTGTTCCGAATGATTCCGGGGCTCGAGCAGGCGGAGTTCCTTCGCTTTGGCAGCATTCACCGCAACTCGTATGTGAATGCGCCCGCGTCGCTGCTGCCGCACCTGGCACTCAAGGATGCGCCAACCACGCTCTTCGCCGGCCAGCTCACGGGCGTGGAAGGCTATACGGAATCCACAGCGACGGGACTGCTCGCGGCCGTGAATCTCGATCGCCTGCTGCGAGGCCTCGAGCCGGTGGTGCCGCCGCCCACGACGATGCTCGGCGCGCTCTATCGGTATTTGCGCGAGGCCGACCCCAAGCACTTCCAGCCCATGAATGCGAACTTCGGTTTGCTCGAAGAGCTGGCCGATCCGCCGCGCGACAAAATGAAAAAGCGCGAGCTGTATGCAGCGCGTGCGCTCGCAGATCTCAACGCGTGGATGCTGGCGAACGGACTCACGGCCGCCTAG